One Lentibacillus cibarius DNA window includes the following coding sequences:
- a CDS encoding response regulator, with translation MKKHILVVDDQPGIRMLLKEILTSEGYQVTTAETGKEALDSLHEGTFDLLMLDYKLPVIDGAQVLEQLEQEKITVPAIVMSGLSENLAKESEQFGMVKKVIAKPFNVTDICEYTKCIMG, from the coding sequence ATGAAAAAACACATATTGGTAGTAGATGATCAACCGGGCATTCGCATGTTGCTGAAAGAAATCCTAACAAGTGAAGGCTATCAAGTGACAACCGCGGAGACCGGAAAGGAGGCACTTGATTCGTTGCACGAGGGGACGTTTGATTTGCTTATGCTTGATTATAAGCTACCTGTTATTGACGGTGCGCAGGTGCTTGAGCAGCTCGAACAGGAGAAAATCACTGTCCCGGCAATTGTCATGTCCGGATTATCAGAGAATCTTGCAAAGGAATCAGAACAGTTTGGCATGGTTAAAAAAGTCATCGCCAAGCCATTTAATGTGACAGACATCTGTGAGTACACAAAATGCATTATGGG
- a CDS encoding CTP synthase produces MTKYIFVTGGVVSSLGKGITAASLGRLLKNRGLKVTIQKFDPYINVDPGTMSPYQHGEVFVTEDGAETDLDLGHYERFIDINLNKYSNITTGKVYSSVIKKERRGDYLGGTVQVIPHITNEIKEQVFRAGQATKADVVITEIGGTVGDIESLPFLEAIRQIKSDIGKEHVMYIHCTLVPYIKAAAEVKTKPTQHSVKELRSLGIQPDAIVLRSELAISEEMKEKIALFCDTDKNAVIEMRDADTLYQVPIALQHQRLDQLTCDHLGLDCQEPDMEEWNELLHRVRHLSRTTEIGLVGKYVELPDAYLSVVEALKHAGYSFDTDVTVKWINSEQLDKETIKQELANVDGILVPGGFGNRGIDGKIEAVRYAREKKVPFLGICLGMQLATVEFARNVLGLEGAHSAEIDPDTPHPIIDLLPEQKTISDLGGTLRLGVYPCKLVENTKTKHAYGEEDVVNERHRHRYEFNNDYREAMSENGMIFSGTSPDDRLVETIELADHPWFVACQFHPEFKSRPTRPQALFHGFVGAAVQKHI; encoded by the coding sequence GTGACAAAGTATATTTTCGTAACCGGTGGTGTTGTGTCATCGCTGGGGAAAGGAATAACGGCTGCTTCGCTGGGAAGGCTTTTAAAAAATCGTGGGCTGAAGGTGACCATCCAGAAATTTGACCCGTATATCAACGTCGACCCAGGTACGATGAGCCCGTATCAGCACGGTGAGGTGTTTGTAACGGAAGATGGTGCGGAGACAGATCTCGACCTTGGCCATTATGAGCGATTTATTGATATTAATTTGAACAAGTATAGTAATATAACGACGGGAAAAGTGTATTCCAGTGTGATTAAGAAAGAACGCCGTGGTGATTATCTTGGCGGCACAGTGCAGGTTATCCCCCATATAACGAATGAAATCAAGGAGCAGGTTTTCCGTGCGGGACAGGCGACGAAAGCGGACGTAGTGATTACGGAAATCGGTGGCACGGTCGGTGATATTGAGTCACTGCCGTTTCTTGAAGCAATTCGTCAAATTAAGAGTGACATCGGTAAAGAGCATGTTATGTACATTCACTGTACGCTTGTGCCATACATTAAAGCCGCAGCTGAAGTAAAAACAAAACCGACCCAGCATAGTGTGAAGGAATTGCGTTCACTCGGCATTCAGCCTGATGCGATTGTGCTGCGTTCGGAACTGGCAATCAGTGAAGAGATGAAAGAGAAAATTGCGCTATTTTGCGACACGGATAAAAACGCCGTTATTGAAATGCGTGATGCTGATACATTGTACCAAGTTCCAATCGCGCTGCAACATCAGCGACTGGACCAATTGACATGTGATCACTTAGGACTGGACTGTCAGGAGCCGGATATGGAAGAATGGAACGAACTTCTCCATCGTGTGCGACATTTGTCACGGACAACCGAAATTGGTCTTGTTGGTAAGTATGTAGAATTGCCGGATGCTTATTTATCCGTCGTGGAAGCATTGAAGCATGCAGGCTATTCCTTTGACACAGATGTTACTGTCAAATGGATCAATTCCGAACAACTTGATAAAGAAACCATTAAACAGGAGTTGGCGAACGTTGATGGCATTTTAGTTCCAGGCGGTTTCGGTAATCGGGGAATTGACGGCAAGATAGAAGCTGTCCGTTATGCTCGGGAAAAGAAGGTTCCATTTTTAGGAATTTGCCTTGGAATGCAGCTGGCTACCGTTGAATTTGCCCGGAATGTGCTTGGATTGGAAGGGGCTCATTCAGCAGAAATTGATCCTGATACACCGCACCCGATTATTGATCTGCTTCCGGAGCAAAAAACAATTTCCGATCTAGGCGGAACATTACGGCTTGGTGTTTACCCGTGCAAATTAGTCGAAAACACAAAGACCAAGCACGCCTATGGGGAGGAGGATGTCGTTAATGAACGTCATCGCCACCGCTACGAATTTAATAATGATTACCGGGAAGCAATGTCTGAGAATGGGATGATTTTTTCCGGTACAAGCCCGGATGACCGGCTTGTTGAAACAATCGAACTTGCGGATCATCCATGGTTTGTCGCCTGCCAGTTCCATCCGGAATTCAAATCACGCCCAACACGGCCACAAGCCTTGTTCCATGGATTTGTCGGAGCTGCCGTCCAAAAACATATTTAA
- the rpoE gene encoding DNA-directed RNA polymerase subunit delta — protein sequence MSIKEYSREELEVKSMLELAHEILLDERRALDFNELYDKTADLKGFTEEKKHEFIAQFYTDLTVDGRFLNASAGIWGLKRWYPVEQIDEEVAATPKKKSKKKKQKKEEKQEKQEKQEKEETPKNQDVTEEDLAIDDDFLDDDVDDLDLDESDDMDEAFDQEFDSEKAESDDEEK from the coding sequence GTGAGTATAAAGGAATACAGCCGCGAAGAACTTGAAGTGAAATCAATGCTTGAATTGGCCCATGAAATTTTACTGGATGAACGGAGAGCATTGGATTTTAATGAGCTTTATGACAAAACAGCAGACCTTAAAGGTTTTACTGAAGAAAAGAAACATGAGTTCATTGCACAATTTTACACAGATTTAACGGTTGACGGCAGATTTCTCAATGCAAGTGCAGGAATTTGGGGGCTGAAGCGCTGGTATCCCGTCGAACAGATAGACGAAGAAGTGGCTGCCACACCGAAGAAAAAGTCGAAAAAGAAAAAACAGAAAAAAGAGGAAAAACAGGAAAAACAGGAAAAACAGGAAAAAGAGGAAACGCCAAAAAATCAGGATGTTACCGAAGAAGATTTGGCCATTGACGATGATTTCCTCGATGATGACGTTGATGATCTTGATTTGGATGAAAGTGATGATATGGATGAAGCATTCGATCAAGAATTTGACAGTGAGAAAGCCGAAAGTGACGATGAAGAGAAATAA
- the icmF gene encoding fused isobutyryl-CoA mutase/GTPase IcmF codes for MEQVQIYKPVNPVRFVTASSLYDGHDVSINIMRRILQSSGAEVVHLGHNRSVEEVVYAAIQEDAQGIAISSYQGGHVEYFKYMVDLLRELGADHINVYGGGGGVIIPREIKELEDYGVSHIFSPNDGRELGLQGMINVMMEECDYTPSFDLKDSWEKLYAGDRQAVARFITYMENQPDDDGRQQVLDSLQTASNQAPVIGITGTGGSGKSSLTDELIRRFVNEIPDKKIAILSIDPTKKKTGGALLGDRIRMNAIFNQRVYMRSLATRQSRTELTKSLQDVIDVVRASGYDFIIVETSGIGQGDAAITDVTDLSMYVMTAEFGAPSQLEKIDMIDFADFIVINKFEQKGSEDALSQVRKQYERSHLLFGQDKSQFPVFGTIASQFNDAGTNALFASVIDTLNDRFGWDVQVDFDRHTIAEKKNMIITNERRHYLREIATHVRNYHKQVDRESDIARKLYQLDGAKQVLDDDAGVQSVDKQMEVYQEKLDPSAKKLLDSWDTLEEQYSGDKMTYTVRDKQLEMELTTESISGLKIPKVILPKYQDWGERLAWLMKENVPGAFPFTAGVFPFKRKGEDPTRQFAGEGTPERTNRRFHYLSKDSEAKRLSTAFDSVTLYGEDPAPRPDIYGKVGESGVSICTLDDMKKLFDGFDLTDPKTSVSMTINGPAPIILAMFFNTAIDQQVAKFKDENGREPTQEEYEQLRDDTISIVRGTVQADILKEDQGQNTCIFSTEFALRMMGDIQEYFIDKQVRNYYSVSISGYHIAEAGANPITQLAFTLANGFTYVEYYLSRGMDVNDFARNLSFFFSNGLDPEYTVIGRVARRIWAIVMRDKYGANERSQKLKYHIQTSGRSLHAQEMDFNDIRTTLQALLAIQDNTNSLHTNAYDEAITTPTEESVRRAMAIQMIINKEFGLTKTENSLQGSFIVEELTDLVEEAVLQEFEKMNDRGGVLGAMERQYQRGKIQEESMYYEGMKHSGELPIVGVNTYLNPNPPEEEQTESMELARASKEEKEHQIAELQKFQEAHAAEAKAALDRLKETAASGGNIFAELMETVRMASLGQITNALYEVGGQYRRNM; via the coding sequence ATGGAGCAAGTGCAGATTTATAAACCGGTCAACCCTGTTCGCTTTGTAACAGCATCAAGTCTGTATGACGGGCATGATGTGTCGATTAATATTATGCGGCGCATTCTGCAGTCGAGCGGGGCGGAAGTTGTCCATCTCGGTCATAACCGTTCGGTGGAGGAAGTCGTTTATGCCGCGATTCAGGAAGACGCTCAAGGGATTGCCATTTCATCCTACCAGGGCGGCCACGTCGAATACTTTAAATATATGGTAGATTTGTTGCGTGAATTAGGTGCCGACCATATTAACGTGTATGGCGGTGGCGGCGGTGTGATTATCCCAAGGGAGATTAAAGAGCTTGAGGACTATGGTGTGTCCCACATTTTTTCACCGAATGATGGCCGCGAATTAGGTCTCCAAGGTATGATCAATGTCATGATGGAGGAATGCGACTATACTCCATCCTTTGACTTGAAAGACAGTTGGGAAAAATTGTATGCAGGTGACCGCCAGGCTGTTGCCCGATTCATTACGTATATGGAAAATCAGCCGGATGATGATGGCCGGCAACAAGTGCTTGATTCGTTGCAGACAGCGTCCAATCAGGCACCGGTTATTGGCATTACCGGTACAGGCGGCTCCGGGAAAAGTTCATTGACCGATGAATTGATTCGCCGGTTCGTCAACGAAATCCCGGACAAAAAAATCGCTATCCTTTCGATTGACCCGACGAAAAAGAAAACAGGTGGGGCGCTTTTAGGTGACCGAATCCGGATGAACGCTATCTTCAATCAACGTGTTTATATGCGTTCATTGGCCACACGCCAGTCGCGGACCGAGCTGACAAAGTCCCTTCAGGATGTCATTGACGTCGTCCGTGCTTCTGGCTATGATTTCATTATCGTTGAAACGAGCGGAATCGGCCAAGGGGATGCTGCTATCACTGATGTGACCGATTTGTCCATGTATGTCATGACGGCCGAATTCGGTGCCCCATCACAGCTGGAAAAGATTGATATGATTGACTTTGCCGACTTTATTGTGATTAATAAATTTGAGCAAAAAGGTTCTGAAGACGCGCTCAGCCAAGTGCGCAAACAATATGAGCGCAGTCACTTATTGTTCGGCCAGGATAAAAGTCAATTTCCGGTGTTTGGCACCATTGCCAGCCAGTTTAACGATGCCGGAACGAATGCATTGTTTGCATCAGTAATCGATACGTTGAACGACCGGTTTGGCTGGGACGTTCAGGTCGATTTTGATCGGCACACCATCGCCGAGAAGAAAAACATGATTATTACCAACGAGCGCCGCCACTATTTGCGTGAGATTGCTACACATGTCCGCAATTATCATAAGCAGGTTGACCGAGAAAGTGACATTGCCCGTAAACTATACCAGCTGGACGGGGCGAAACAAGTGCTGGATGATGACGCAGGCGTGCAGTCGGTTGATAAGCAAATGGAAGTGTATCAGGAAAAATTAGACCCTTCCGCCAAAAAACTGCTCGATTCTTGGGATACGCTGGAAGAACAGTACAGCGGTGACAAAATGACCTATACGGTACGGGATAAACAATTGGAGATGGAGCTGACGACCGAATCGATTTCAGGGCTAAAGATTCCTAAAGTGATCCTGCCGAAATACCAAGACTGGGGCGAGCGGCTTGCCTGGCTCATGAAGGAAAATGTGCCTGGTGCGTTTCCGTTTACAGCAGGTGTTTTTCCGTTTAAGCGTAAAGGGGAAGACCCGACCCGCCAGTTTGCCGGTGAAGGGACGCCGGAGCGGACGAATCGCCGTTTTCATTATTTATCGAAAGACAGCGAGGCAAAACGCTTGTCGACCGCATTTGATTCGGTCACCTTGTACGGGGAAGACCCGGCGCCACGTCCGGATATTTACGGAAAAGTGGGTGAGAGCGGGGTCAGTATCTGTACGCTCGATGATATGAAAAAGCTGTTCGACGGATTTGATCTGACCGATCCGAAAACGTCCGTATCGATGACGATTAACGGCCCGGCGCCGATTATTTTGGCGATGTTTTTCAATACGGCGATTGATCAGCAAGTGGCGAAATTCAAAGATGAAAACGGACGTGAACCGACACAGGAAGAATACGAACAACTGCGGGATGACACCATTTCCATCGTCCGTGGTACAGTGCAGGCGGATATTTTAAAAGAGGATCAAGGCCAGAATACATGCATTTTCTCCACCGAATTTGCCTTGCGCATGATGGGGGATATTCAGGAGTACTTTATTGATAAACAGGTTCGCAACTATTATTCGGTATCGATTTCCGGCTACCATATCGCTGAAGCCGGGGCCAACCCGATCACCCAGCTGGCCTTTACGCTTGCTAACGGGTTTACGTATGTGGAGTATTATTTGAGCAGAGGTATGGATGTGAATGATTTCGCACGGAACCTGTCTTTCTTCTTCTCCAACGGGCTTGATCCGGAATATACGGTGATTGGCCGGGTAGCCCGTCGCATCTGGGCGATTGTCATGCGCGATAAATACGGGGCGAACGAACGGAGCCAGAAGTTGAAGTACCATATCCAGACGTCAGGACGCTCCCTGCACGCACAGGAAATGGACTTTAATGATATCCGGACGACACTGCAGGCACTTTTAGCCATTCAGGACAACACGAACTCCTTGCACACGAATGCGTACGACGAGGCGATTACCACACCGACAGAAGAATCCGTCAGACGGGCGATGGCAATCCAGATGATCATCAATAAAGAATTTGGGCTGACCAAAACGGAAAATTCCTTGCAAGGTTCGTTTATCGTCGAGGAACTCACTGACCTTGTGGAGGAAGCGGTGCTGCAGGAATTTGAAAAAATGAATGATCGCGGCGGGGTCCTTGGTGCGATGGAACGCCAATACCAGCGTGGCAAGATCCAGGAAGAATCGATGTACTATGAAGGGATGAAACATTCCGGTGAATTACCGATTGTCGGTGTGAATACGTACCTGAATCCAAATCCGCCCGAAGAAGAACAGACGGAATCGATGGAGCTTGCGCGTGCATCCAAAGAGGAAAAAGAGCACCAGATCGCGGAACTGCAGAAATTCCAGGAAGCCCATGCTGCAGAAGCAAAAGCGGCCCTTGATCGACTGAAAGAAACAGCGGCATCGGGAGGCAACATTTTCGCGGAGTTGATGGAAACCGTCCGGATGGCAAGTCTCGGCCAGATCACAAATGCATTGTACGAGGTCGGCGGTCAATATCGACGGAACATGTAG
- a CDS encoding TetR/AcrR family transcriptional regulator, protein MTDSRILSNVKDAELVEKRRSQMIKGAITLFKEKGFHRTTTREIAKASGFSIGTLYEYIRTKEDVLFLVCNAIYERFRERLEAAIDWNSPPVANLKRVITAYFQLMDDMQEEVIIMYQEVKSLKKETREYVLTKERDMVSMLENVMVTCLPASSSRQDATLLANNIFVQGQMWGFRRWMLQKQFTLETYIERQIHYVLQALAIADPGQAAAQTD, encoded by the coding sequence ATGACTGACAGCCGAATTTTATCCAATGTGAAGGATGCCGAATTGGTTGAAAAACGACGCAGCCAAATGATTAAAGGGGCAATCACCCTGTTTAAAGAAAAGGGATTCCATCGCACGACAACAAGGGAAATCGCAAAGGCATCAGGTTTTAGCATTGGTACGCTTTACGAATATATCCGCACGAAAGAAGATGTGCTTTTTCTCGTATGTAACGCGATTTATGAGCGGTTTAGAGAACGCTTGGAAGCGGCTATTGACTGGAACAGCCCACCCGTTGCCAACCTTAAACGAGTGATTACCGCATACTTCCAACTAATGGATGACATGCAAGAGGAAGTTATCATCATGTATCAGGAAGTTAAATCGCTAAAAAAAGAAACGAGAGAATACGTCCTTACCAAAGAACGCGATATGGTCAGCATGCTGGAAAACGTCATGGTGACTTGTCTGCCGGCATCCAGTTCCAGGCAGGACGCTACATTGCTTGCTAACAACATCTTTGTGCAGGGGCAGATGTGGGGATTCAGACGGTGGATGCTGCAAAAGCAATTCACGCTTGAGACCTATATCGAACGGCAAATCCACTATGTACTGCAAGCGTTGGCGATTGCCGACCCGGGGCAGGCAGCAGCACAAACGGATTAA
- a CDS encoding acyl-CoA dehydrogenase — protein sequence MNFQLTEEQEMLRKMVRDFAKNDVEPTAAERDEEERFDRAIFDKMAELGLTGIPWPEAYGGIGADFVSYCIAVEELSRVCASTGVTLSAHLSLASWPIYKYGSEEQKKTFLYRLATGEALGAYALSEPGSGSDAAAMKTVAKKDGDDYILNGNKVWITNGGVADIYIVFAITDPEAKHKGISAFIVEKEMDGFTFGKKEKKLGIRSSPTTELIFDNCRVPKANLLGEEGQGFKIAMSTLDGGRNGIAAQALGIAQGALDAAVDYAKEREQFGKPIAANQGISFKLADMATEVEASRLLTYQAAWLESEGKPYGKASAMSKLFSGDAAMRITTEAVQIFGGYGYTKDYPVERYMRDAKITQIYEGTNEIQRLVIGRMLTK from the coding sequence ATGAATTTTCAATTAACCGAAGAACAAGAAATGCTACGTAAAATGGTGCGTGATTTTGCCAAGAACGATGTGGAGCCGACAGCCGCGGAACGGGATGAAGAGGAACGCTTTGACCGTGCGATTTTCGATAAAATGGCGGAACTTGGCTTGACCGGTATCCCGTGGCCGGAAGCATACGGCGGCATTGGTGCGGATTTTGTAAGCTATTGTATTGCGGTGGAAGAGTTGTCACGTGTCTGCGCCTCCACAGGTGTGACGCTGTCGGCACACTTGTCGCTTGCCAGCTGGCCGATTTATAAGTATGGAAGCGAAGAACAGAAGAAAACATTTTTGTACCGGCTGGCAACCGGGGAAGCACTTGGCGCATATGCACTGTCCGAACCAGGGTCAGGCAGTGATGCCGCTGCTATGAAAACCGTTGCTAAAAAAGACGGTGATGACTATATTTTAAACGGCAATAAAGTGTGGATTACTAACGGTGGTGTTGCGGATATTTATATCGTTTTTGCCATTACCGATCCGGAAGCAAAACACAAAGGCATCAGTGCGTTCATTGTGGAAAAAGAAATGGACGGATTCACATTCGGCAAGAAAGAAAAGAAACTGGGTATCCGTTCGTCACCAACGACCGAGCTAATTTTTGACAACTGCCGAGTTCCAAAAGCAAATCTGCTCGGGGAAGAAGGACAAGGATTCAAGATTGCCATGTCAACCCTTGATGGTGGACGTAACGGAATTGCCGCACAGGCACTCGGCATTGCCCAAGGCGCGCTCGATGCTGCGGTGGATTACGCGAAAGAACGCGAACAATTCGGCAAACCAATCGCAGCAAATCAAGGCATATCATTTAAATTGGCCGACATGGCAACGGAAGTGGAGGCATCCCGTCTATTAACCTATCAAGCGGCCTGGCTCGAGTCAGAAGGAAAACCGTACGGCAAAGCATCAGCCATGTCCAAATTATTTTCCGGTGATGCGGCGATGCGGATCACAACTGAAGCCGTGCAAATTTTCGGCGGGTACGGCTACACGAAAGATTACCCGGTCGAACGATACATGCGTGATGCAAAAATCACCCAAATTTATGAAGGAACCAATGAAATCCAACGGCTCGTTATCGGGCGCATGCTGACGAAATAA
- a CDS encoding acyl-CoA dehydrogenase has product MNLQLTDEQEMMRRMVRDFAEKEVKPEVERMEREERFPTELIKKMGELGLMGIPIPEAYGGSGMDYTSYITAINELSKVSAALGVILSVHTSVGTNPILAFGTDQQKSYYLPKLASGEFLGAFALTEPGAGSDISSMRTKAKKDGDHYILNGSKAFITNGGEADTYITFARTQDEQGSKGISAFIVEKNTPGLVIGKSERKMGLHGSSTVQLNFDNCTVSEDQLLGTEGDGFNIALANLNVGRIGIAAQALGIAEASLEHACAYAGEREQFGKPIAKNQGIAFKLADMATEVEAAKLLTYQAASLVQLNVPCSKEASMAKMYASKTARRAAIEAVQVYGGYGYTEDYPVERFFRDAKVTEIYEGTNEIQHKVIAKNLLQ; this is encoded by the coding sequence ATGAATTTGCAATTAACCGACGAACAAGAAATGATGCGCCGCATGGTCCGTGATTTTGCCGAGAAGGAAGTCAAGCCGGAAGTAGAGCGTATGGAGCGGGAAGAACGTTTTCCGACTGAATTAATTAAAAAGATGGGCGAACTCGGCCTGATGGGGATTCCTATCCCTGAGGCGTATGGCGGTAGTGGGATGGACTACACATCATACATCACGGCAATCAATGAACTGTCCAAGGTGAGTGCGGCACTCGGTGTCATTTTATCCGTGCATACATCTGTTGGCACCAATCCGATTCTGGCATTCGGCACGGATCAGCAGAAGTCATATTACTTACCGAAACTAGCATCCGGTGAGTTTCTTGGTGCGTTTGCACTGACGGAGCCAGGTGCGGGGTCGGATATTTCCAGCATGCGTACGAAAGCGAAAAAGGATGGAGATCACTATATCCTGAACGGCTCCAAAGCTTTTATTACCAATGGTGGGGAGGCGGATACATATATTACATTCGCCCGAACACAGGATGAACAGGGGTCAAAGGGGATTAGTGCGTTTATTGTCGAAAAAAACACGCCAGGTCTAGTCATCGGTAAGTCAGAGCGGAAAATGGGACTGCATGGCTCCAGTACAGTTCAGCTCAATTTTGACAATTGTACCGTTTCCGAAGACCAGCTGCTCGGTACAGAAGGCGACGGATTCAACATTGCCCTGGCAAACTTAAATGTCGGCCGCATCGGTATTGCGGCACAGGCCTTAGGAATTGCCGAGGCGTCGTTGGAGCATGCCTGTGCGTATGCGGGCGAGCGGGAACAATTCGGCAAGCCAATTGCCAAAAATCAAGGCATCGCATTCAAGCTTGCCGATATGGCGACAGAAGTGGAAGCTGCCAAACTATTAACTTACCAGGCCGCATCACTCGTCCAGCTCAATGTCCCATGTAGCAAGGAAGCGTCCATGGCTAAAATGTACGCATCCAAAACGGCAAGGCGCGCCGCCATCGAAGCGGTGCAAGTATACGGCGGGTACGGTTACACGGAAGATTACCCAGTGGAGCGCTTTTTCCGTGATGCGAAAGTGACCGAGATTTATGAAGGGACCAATGAAATCCAGCATAAAGTAATCGCGAAAAACTTGCTGCAGTAA
- a CDS encoding 3-hydroxybutyryl-CoA dehydrogenase gives MTIKQVMVIGAGQMGAGIAQVCAQSGYNVFLHDANEQALHNGTEGIKKRLAKAVDKSRITESEKQEAIDRLTPATEMEDVSKCDMAIEAIVENADVKKNVFRELDAHAPSHAILATNTSSVSITEIAAATNRPEQVIGMHFMNPVPVMKLVEIIRGLQTSDDTYTKIADMASALSKTSVEVDDAPGFAANRILMPMINEAIFAVHEGVASVEDVDTVMKLGMNHPMGPLTLADFIGLDTCLYIMEVLHDGYKDSKYRPCPLLRKYVNAGWLGKKSGRGFYQYES, from the coding sequence ATGACAATCAAACAAGTAATGGTGATCGGTGCGGGGCAGATGGGAGCAGGGATCGCTCAAGTATGTGCCCAATCCGGTTACAACGTTTTCCTGCATGATGCAAACGAACAGGCACTTCATAACGGCACAGAAGGGATTAAGAAGCGTCTGGCCAAAGCGGTGGACAAATCGCGCATCACCGAGAGTGAGAAGCAAGAGGCAATCGACCGGCTTACACCGGCAACAGAGATGGAGGACGTAAGCAAGTGTGACATGGCCATTGAAGCCATCGTTGAAAATGCAGATGTGAAAAAGAATGTATTTCGTGAGCTTGATGCCCATGCACCTTCCCACGCGATTCTTGCGACGAATACGTCATCTGTTTCAATTACGGAAATTGCAGCAGCAACCAACCGTCCCGAACAAGTCATTGGCATGCATTTTATGAATCCGGTTCCTGTCATGAAACTGGTTGAAATTATTCGTGGACTGCAAACGAGTGATGACACTTATACGAAGATAGCGGACATGGCTTCAGCACTTTCTAAGACATCGGTTGAAGTTGATGATGCGCCCGGATTTGCTGCTAACCGCATTTTAATGCCAATGATCAATGAAGCTATTTTTGCCGTTCATGAAGGCGTGGCATCAGTCGAGGACGTGGATACCGTCATGAAGCTTGGTATGAACCATCCGATGGGACCGCTGACACTGGCTGACTTTATCGGCCTGGATACCTGTCTCTACATTATGGAAGTACTCCATGATGGATACAAAGACAGCAAATACCGTCCATGCCCATTGTTACGGAAGTATGTGAATGCCGGCTGGCTCGGTAAAAAATCTGGACGTGGCTTTTACCAATATGAGTCCTAG
- a CDS encoding acetyl-CoA C-acetyltransferase, protein MRKAVIVSGARTPFGTFGGSLKQLTAPQLGGTAIREALSRAGLDGEKVDEVIMGMVLQGGQGQIPSRQAARDAGIPWDVKTETINKVCASGLRSVTLADQLIRAGDEDVIVAGGMESMSNAPYLLPDARWGNRMGDKKVVDMMVHDGLTCSFAGVHMGSYGNSTAEEYGLTREAQDEWSYRSHQRAVKAIDEGKFADEIVPVDVPQRKGDPITVDTDEAPRRDTNTEKLAKLRPAFDKDGTITAGNAPGVNDGAGAFVVMSDEKAKELGKAPMATILGHAEVAVEAKDFPKTPGLVINKLLEKTGYTKQDIALFEINEAFAAVSLASGKIAGIDAEKVNVNGGAVALGHPIGASGARIILTLVHELKRQGGGLGIAAICSGGGQGDAVLVEVPAN, encoded by the coding sequence ATGCGCAAAGCAGTTATAGTATCCGGTGCACGGACACCGTTTGGTACTTTTGGGGGAAGCCTGAAGCAGCTGACAGCACCGCAACTTGGTGGTACAGCCATACGGGAAGCATTAAGTCGTGCTGGATTGGACGGTGAAAAGGTTGATGAGGTAATCATGGGAATGGTACTGCAAGGTGGTCAGGGGCAGATTCCATCCCGGCAGGCAGCGCGTGATGCGGGTATTCCGTGGGACGTCAAAACGGAAACCATCAATAAAGTGTGTGCGTCCGGGCTGCGCAGTGTTACCCTTGCTGATCAGCTCATCCGGGCCGGTGATGAAGACGTGATTGTTGCCGGGGGGATGGAAAGCATGAGCAATGCCCCGTATTTGTTGCCGGATGCGCGCTGGGGAAACCGTATGGGGGATAAAAAGGTAGTCGATATGATGGTTCACGACGGGCTTACTTGTTCCTTTGCCGGTGTCCACATGGGTAGTTATGGCAACAGCACCGCGGAAGAATACGGGCTAACGAGAGAAGCGCAGGATGAGTGGTCGTACCGCAGTCACCAGCGGGCGGTGAAAGCCATTGACGAGGGTAAATTTGCTGATGAAATTGTCCCGGTCGATGTACCGCAAAGAAAAGGCGACCCAATCACAGTGGATACCGACGAAGCGCCACGTCGGGACACAAATACAGAAAAGCTCGCCAAATTACGCCCGGCATTTGATAAAGATGGAACGATTACTGCCGGAAACGCACCAGGCGTAAACGATGGTGCCGGCGCATTTGTCGTCATGTCAGACGAAAAAGCAAAGGAACTCGGGAAAGCACCAATGGCCACCATCCTTGGTCATGCGGAAGTGGCAGTGGAGGCGAAGGATTTTCCGAAAACACCAGGGCTTGTCATCAATAAGCTGCTGGAAAAGACCGGCTACACCAAGCAAGATATTGCCCTTTTTGAAATTAACGAGGCGTTCGCGGCCGTCTCACTGGCTAGTGGCAAAATAGCCGGTATTGATGCGGAAAAAGTCAATGTAAACGGTGGTGCCGTCGCGTTGGGTCACCCAATCGGGGCGAGTGGTGCCCGCATTATTTTAACGCTCGTCCACGAACTGAAACGCCAGGGCGGCGGTCTCGGTATCGCAGCCATCTGCAGCGGCGGCGGCCAAGGTGATGCCGTTCTTGTAGAAGTACCGGCCAACTAA